The stretch of DNA GGAATGTGATATAACTCGTGGGAAGTGGGTGTTCAACCGTTCCATCAAGCCTCTGTACACAGACAGGAGTTGTCCGTACGTGGACAGGCAATTTTCTTGTGTCAAAAATGGTCGGCTTGATCTTGATTACCGTCATTGGGAATGGCAGCCAGACGACTGCTACTTGCCTAGGTAACAAACATACATTTAGAACTTACGATGATTTTAGAATTTGAATCATAATTTGAGGACGTCTAATGAATTAACCGGTTTTATTCCTTCTAATGTTTCATTTCATGTGTAGATTTGATCCAGAAGTTGCACTTGAAAAGCTTAGAGGGAAGAGGTTGGTGTTTGCAGGGGATTCCCTGCAAAGGAGTCAATGGGAATCTTTCGTTTGTATGATAGAATGGACTATTCCTCCACAAAAGAAGTCTATGAAACGAGGCAAAATTCGTAATGTCTTCAAAGCCAAGGTACTTACCCCTCTACCATTTGAAAGATTTGGTCAAATtccattatatttttttacattttaattggttAAAAACAGTCCCTGTTTTCtttgaatattttgaatttaatccTTGTGTACTTTCATTTTCAAGattttagtctctttatttttcatatttcaaaatttaggtccaactgttaacactattaattttttcttttaaatttaagttcattacaaTGTTATCTTTATAATTACATGGctaccaaataattttttttatttatttcaaaatgtcaaacTAACAAATTTTATAAAGATAATAGTtggatctaaattttaaattttaaaaaatacatgtactaaattattgaaaataaaaaatataggaattaaaatataaattttgaaaagtaaaaacatattttaactattttattttacataatttaattctATACTTTAGtaaggttaaaatttttgttaactcaaaatattttatgacatttaaaatgtaaaattatgattatgagaATAGTTATTTTTCACTGCAATTAATCATGTTGGTGATTGTGAACTATCATCTATAACTACATATTGGAATACATAGAGTAGTGTAGAAGTTAGGCTTTTGAATGCTGACACGTTAGcagttgagttttttttttctcatttgggTGGATGAGAAAGTAAGGGAGAAAAAGGGTCTAATTATCCCTATGTCCCTGTACATCTTTAACTTCTGGAATTTAGTCCCTCTCACTcgcttttgattttaaaaatttcatcatctacttgtttgatttaaaaattaaattaaaattgataacaTTATTAATCCGTGTCTATAAAGTTGAATATGagttatcaattaaattttaatttttaaatcaaacctTTGAATATTAAAACGCCgcatatttaaaattgaaaaaaaatccaataaaaatgataccaattaaatttaaaatttaaaattaattgcaAATGAGCTAGATTCCTAGAATTAAaagtattaatttttattttaaatcaagtATTTAGATGATCTTGTTCCTACATCTACTTTCAAATACATTGAAAtccatattcaatttatttgcaaaattttatttatttgcttttagGTTATTATCCTAATTGTCGCTTAAGCTTTTTAAACCCACAAGCAAAATTACAAATCTAATataaattcttcaaaaaaaaaattggccacaaaaattgctataaattaaataagcttttttttcaaatttaaataacaatgTATTTAAAATGATCAGTTTTGAtaaattatcataaaattaatttaagcAATTAATAGAATATATTATTAATGGTAATATTTTTAACCTATACATAATTTGTTCGTAActttcaataaatttaaatttattctattatagTTTTgcttgaaaaaattattttacctttttactttaaataatttatttaaaatgattCACACATGAATCctaaatgattattgttaaaaaatcataatatattaataatattatgagTGAGCATTTGGTACACCGAtgtacctttttttttatttcacaaataattttttttaaaaattgacaaaggtctcttttcataaaatatatattttttaatattttattataccttATAGGACACTTGTCACCTGACgcttaaattaataaatactttatataataaataataatcaatttttaAGGAAAAGTacataattaattacttaaattaatggttttttaaatttgaaattaattattatttgtttaaataaattattaaaaaatattaactaatgGTAGCCATAGTCAAATCATGATTTGATCAACAGAGTTGTTCCTAATTCCATTCCTTTAAAGAGAAGGTATACCAGAATTCAGAAAATAACATAAAAGCTAACACTGACCTTTGGCAGGAATATAATGCAAGTATAGAGTTTTATTGGGCTCCATTTCTAGTTGAATCCAATACGGAGGTGAATATCTTAGAACCGAAGAAGAGAATCATAAAAGTTGACTCAGTTTCCAAGCAGTCAAAAAACTGGGAAGGAGCTGATATCCTTGCCTTCAATACTTACGTTTGGTGGATGATTGGCCTTCGCCTCAAAACACTGTATGTAACTTCTCCTCTCTCCATTCCAAATAATTTCTTTCTGCGTTTAAGCTTCTGATTTGAACATTACATGAACAGATGGGGTTCGTTCGCAAATGGTGAAGAAGGTTATGCACAGCTGGATACACCGGTTGCCTACAAAATCGGTTTGAAGACATGGGCTAACTGGATCGATTCTACCATCAATCCCAACAAGACACGTGTTTTCTTCACTACTATGTCCTCTATACATTCCAAGTCtgcttcttctccttcttctctTTCTAATCTTGCTTTTTTAAGGTTAAATTGCGGTTTTGATCTCTCTACTATGTTCAAATTTGTAATTTGGTCAATGTCTTTTAATTTGACATCATTTGATTTTCTCTActcttataatgttattagttaacGTAAATAGTTAATAGCATTTgctattttggttaaaatattgAGTATTGAcatgaatttttcttaaaaacatcaTTCTAATAAGAAAATGAATTATGTTAGAATGATGAGTTGAAAGtaatgtttttaagaaaaaaaattcatgtcatcATTTTAGCCAAAATAGTTAATAATGTTAACTATTTAGATTAAccaatgatattataaaagtagaggGAATAAATTATATCtaattaaagtatatagattaaattctaatatttgaataaagtaaaaggaccaaaattaaaatttaacttttctaatattACCTATTTTTACCAAATGTGCAGAAGCAAAGACTGGGACAAAAAAGATGgactgaatatatatatatatatttaaaaacaccTTTCTAGAAAAAATCATGTCAACTTGATAAGTtagaattgatattttaaaaaaaatcaaattggcaTTTTAACTGAAATAATTAATGACTAACTAATGAGATTCTATAAGTagaatatcaaattaaaatacatgaactaatttcaaaattgaacatagtagagggaccaaaatcagaatttgaaattttctcaacaCTGTGTATTTTTTTGCCAAATATAACCATGGGCA from Gossypium hirsutum isolate 1008001.06 chromosome D04, Gossypium_hirsutum_v2.1, whole genome shotgun sequence encodes:
- the LOC121215899 gene encoding protein trichome birefringence-like 3 isoform X1, with amino-acid sequence MMKGYRGKLPLSIITVTLCGFAFLALLYTERLSFLSSSSFLKSKSCARRTSAVVKAKDETAEKNLENPELDDRFEFDPEECDITRGKWVFNRSIKPLYTDRSCPYVDRQFSCVKNGRLDLDYRHWEWQPDDCYLPRFDPEVALEKLRGKRLVFAGDSLQRSQWESFVCMIEWTIPPQKKSMKRGKIRNVFKAKEYNASIEFYWAPFLVESNTEVNILEPKKRIIKVDSVSKQSKNWEGADILAFNTYVWWMIGLRLKTLWGSFANGEEGYAQLDTPVAYKIGLKTWANWIDSTINPNKTRVFFTTMSSIHSKSKDWGREDGLKCFNETKPVMKKKFWGSGSNKDMMSVVAGVINKMKVPVSVLNITQLSEYRIDAHSSIYTETGGRLLNDEEKADPGRHADCIHWCLPGVPDTWNQIFLAHL
- the LOC121215899 gene encoding protein trichome birefringence-like 3 isoform X2, which produces MMKGYRGKLPLSIITVTLCGFAFLALLYTERLSFLSSSSFLKSKSCARRTSAVVKAKKNLENPELDDRFEFDPEECDITRGKWVFNRSIKPLYTDRSCPYVDRQFSCVKNGRLDLDYRHWEWQPDDCYLPRFDPEVALEKLRGKRLVFAGDSLQRSQWESFVCMIEWTIPPQKKSMKRGKIRNVFKAKEYNASIEFYWAPFLVESNTEVNILEPKKRIIKVDSVSKQSKNWEGADILAFNTYVWWMIGLRLKTLWGSFANGEEGYAQLDTPVAYKIGLKTWANWIDSTINPNKTRVFFTTMSSIHSKSKDWGREDGLKCFNETKPVMKKKFWGSGSNKDMMSVVAGVINKMKVPVSVLNITQLSEYRIDAHSSIYTETGGRLLNDEEKADPGRHADCIHWCLPGVPDTWNQIFLAHL